A genome region from Neptunomonas japonica JAMM 1380 includes the following:
- the ubiT gene encoding ubiquinone anaerobic biosynthesis accessory factor UbiT has translation MTSLPLPNLAPPQLLKSLPTPSFSKFIQFTEPKVPFSIRKKVAEQLLNYLFKEQLQDDEFYFLEGQELGLEVRNLNIQIAFTYQSEKLIVLQAQQPDAWIRGDAVDLIQMASQEIDPDTLFFQRRLVIEGNTELSLAIKNLMDSVDWSEMPALFQRSIKLAQRSIK, from the coding sequence ATGACCTCGCTACCCCTGCCTAACTTGGCACCACCTCAGTTGCTAAAATCATTGCCAACCCCTAGCTTCTCCAAATTTATTCAATTTACAGAACCCAAAGTCCCCTTTTCCATCAGAAAAAAAGTGGCTGAACAATTATTAAACTATCTCTTCAAAGAGCAGCTTCAAGATGATGAGTTCTATTTTCTAGAAGGACAAGAGCTAGGTTTAGAGGTACGAAATCTAAATATTCAGATTGCTTTCACCTACCAGAGCGAGAAACTTATCGTGCTGCAAGCTCAACAGCCTGATGCATGGATCAGAGGAGATGCCGTCGACTTAATTCAGATGGCCTCTCAAGAAATTGACCCTGATACTTTGTTTTTTCAACGCAGGCTAGTAATTGAAGGCAATACCGAACTTAGCTTAGCCATTAAAAACTTAATGGACAGCGTGGACTGGAGTGAGATGCCCGCGTTGTTTCAACGTAGTATTAAATTAGCGCAACGCTCAATAAAGTAA